From the bacterium genome, one window contains:
- the ilvC gene encoding ketol-acid reductoisomerase → MATVYYDKDASLAPLQGKNIVIFGFGSQGHAHAVNLKDSGLNVRVSLRAGSAGIEKAKNYGLEVFTDNSEAAKWADVAMIVVPDESQKELYDKHLKDNLKKGAALFFAHGFNIHFKRIVPRPDLDVILIAPKGPGHLVRDQYKEGKGVPCLIAVEQNATGKAKDIGLAYAMGIGGTRAGVIETTFKEECETDLFGEQVVLCGGLTALIQNGFETLINAGYQPEVAYFECLHEVKLIVDLIYAGGIANMRYSISDTAEYGDLTRGPRIIDSKARHEMEKILGEIQSGAFAKEYIEEKEKGAPNMNVLRKKGENHPIEQVGAKLRGMMPWLGGGIDRSKR, encoded by the coding sequence ATGGCCACGGTTTACTACGACAAAGACGCCAGCCTAGCCCCGCTGCAGGGCAAAAACATCGTGATCTTCGGTTTCGGCTCTCAGGGCCATGCCCATGCGGTCAATTTGAAGGACAGCGGCCTCAACGTCCGGGTTTCGCTCCGCGCCGGCAGCGCCGGCATCGAGAAGGCCAAGAACTACGGCCTCGAAGTCTTCACCGACAACAGCGAGGCCGCCAAGTGGGCCGACGTGGCCATGATCGTCGTGCCCGACGAGTCCCAGAAAGAGCTCTACGACAAGCACCTCAAGGACAACCTCAAGAAGGGCGCCGCCCTCTTCTTCGCCCACGGCTTCAACATCCATTTCAAGCGGATCGTCCCCCGCCCCGACCTCGACGTGATCCTGATCGCGCCCAAGGGCCCCGGCCACCTGGTCCGCGATCAATATAAAGAAGGCAAGGGCGTCCCCTGCCTCATCGCGGTCGAGCAGAACGCCACCGGCAAGGCCAAAGACATCGGCTTGGCCTACGCCATGGGCATCGGCGGCACCCGAGCCGGCGTCATCGAGACGACTTTCAAGGAAGAGTGCGAAACCGATCTCTTCGGCGAGCAGGTCGTGCTCTGCGGCGGTCTCACCGCCCTGATCCAGAACGGCTTCGAGACCCTGATCAATGCCGGCTACCAGCCGGAGGTCGCCTATTTCGAATGCCTCCACGAGGTGAAGCTGATCGTCGACCTGATCTACGCCGGCGGCATCGCCAACATGCGCTATTCGATCTCCGACACCGCCGAGTACGGCGACCTGACCCGCGGCCCCCGCATCATCGACAGCAAGGCTCGCCACGAGATGGAGAAGATCCTGGGCGAGATCCAATCCGGCGCCTTCGCCAAGGAGTACATCGAGGAGAAGGAAAAGGGCGCGCCCAACATGAACGTCCTCCGCAAGAAGGGCGAGAACCACCCGATCGAGCAGGTCGGCGCCAAGCTTCGGGGCATGATGCCCTGGCTCGGCGGCGGCATCGACCGCAGCAAGCGCTAA
- the amrB gene encoding AmmeMemoRadiSam system protein B — MMREPAVAGTFYPANPSRLRQEVEHYLQPAAAKTEAIGVVSPHAGYMYSGQVAGAVLSRIEIPDKLIVLCPNHTGHGAYAAINQYGSWLTPLGEAPIDAHLARRLVELVPWLEEDSAAHRREHALEVQLPFLQVAHPGFSFVPLCLSHFRLGECLSLGEGLAQAIGESEEKILIVASSDMNHYESQERTLLKDQQAIDAVLSLDPERLYRTVHEERISMCGIIPATCMLAAAKKLGATRAELVKHATSGDVTGDYSGVVGYAGIVVS, encoded by the coding sequence ATGATGCGCGAACCCGCCGTTGCTGGGACCTTCTACCCGGCCAATCCCTCGCGATTGCGCCAAGAGGTCGAGCATTACCTCCAGCCTGCGGCCGCCAAGACGGAGGCTATCGGCGTCGTTTCACCCCACGCCGGCTACATGTACTCGGGCCAGGTCGCCGGCGCGGTCCTCTCGCGGATCGAGATCCCGGACAAGCTGATCGTCCTCTGCCCCAATCACACCGGCCATGGAGCTTACGCCGCCATCAACCAATACGGCTCCTGGCTGACACCGCTCGGTGAGGCGCCGATCGACGCCCATCTCGCCCGCCGGCTGGTCGAGCTAGTTCCCTGGCTGGAAGAGGACTCAGCCGCCCACCGCCGGGAGCACGCGCTGGAGGTGCAGCTTCCCTTTCTCCAAGTCGCCCATCCCGGCTTCAGCTTCGTGCCGCTCTGTCTTTCCCATTTCCGCCTCGGCGAATGCTTGAGCTTGGGCGAGGGGCTGGCCCAGGCGATCGGCGAGAGCGAGGAGAAGATCTTGATCGTGGCCTCCAGCGACATGAACCACTATGAGTCCCAGGAGCGGACCCTGCTCAAGGACCAACAGGCCATCGACGCCGTCCTTTCGCTCGACCCGGAGCGGCTCTACCGGACCGTCCACGAGGAGCGTATTTCGATGTGCGGGATCATCCCCGCCACTTGCATGCTGGCCGCGGCCAAGAAGCTGGGGGCCACCCGGGCCGAATTGGTCAAACACGCCACCAGCGGCGACGTGACCGGCGATTACTCCGGCGTCGTCGGCTATGCCGGCATCGTCGTGAGCTAG